The following proteins are co-located in the candidate division KSB1 bacterium genome:
- a CDS encoding tyrosine recombinase XerC — protein sequence MKKVQTVNSSPIASNWDHMIDQFFHSMSTERVYSEDTLTAYGIDLRQFIGFLEERFGPTIGPEAITKQILRQFLANLKARGYQSSSINRKIACLKSFFGYLHRHRIISKNPASGIFSLKAMKKIPVTLTYQQIKQALTLPDTNTPIGCRDAAIIELFYGTGIRLRELANLKLSDLDFANGVIRVSGKGNKQRLVPFGELAKIALKDYLEVRAEFLKKSITRTVSSLFLNKHGHPLSRRGIERRVEKYLQQVAATGTHPHALRHSFATHLLDGGADLMAVKELLGHSSLAATQIYTHVSKERLKEIYRLAHPRADRD from the coding sequence ATGAAGAAAGTGCAGACAGTGAATAGCTCCCCCATTGCTTCCAATTGGGATCATATGATTGACCAATTTTTTCATTCAATGAGCACCGAGCGAGTTTATTCGGAAGATACGCTAACTGCTTATGGGATAGATTTGCGACAGTTTATCGGTTTTTTAGAGGAGCGTTTTGGACCAACGATTGGGCCCGAGGCGATCACGAAACAGATCCTGCGCCAATTTTTAGCGAACCTTAAAGCCCGGGGCTATCAATCCAGCAGCATTAATCGCAAAATCGCTTGCCTGAAATCGTTCTTCGGTTATCTGCATCGTCATCGTATCATATCAAAAAATCCAGCCAGCGGAATATTTTCGCTGAAGGCCATGAAGAAAATTCCTGTGACGTTAACTTATCAGCAAATCAAACAAGCCTTGACCCTGCCAGATACCAATACCCCTATCGGTTGTCGTGATGCTGCAATTATTGAGCTGTTTTATGGAACAGGCATTCGCTTACGAGAGTTAGCGAATCTGAAGCTATCCGATTTGGATTTTGCCAATGGGGTAATTCGAGTATCCGGCAAGGGGAACAAACAGCGATTAGTTCCTTTCGGAGAATTGGCTAAAATTGCACTAAAAGATTATTTGGAGGTGAGAGCAGAATTCCTAAAAAAAAGCATAACGAGAACAGTGAGCTCTTTATTCCTGAATAAGCATGGGCATCCATTATCGCGACGCGGCATCGAGCGAAGGGTAGAAAAGTACTTGCAACAGGTCGCTGCAACTGGTACCCATCCCCATGCGCTTCGGCATTCTTTTGCTACGCATTTACTGGATGGTGGCGCTGACTTAATGGCTGTGAAAGAATTGTTAGGCCATTCCAGTTTGGCCGCTACTCAAATTTATACCCATGTTTCAAAGGAACGACTCAAAGAGATTTATCGGTTAGCCCATCCACGTGCTGATCGAGATTAA
- the raiA gene encoding ribosome-associated translation inhibitor RaiA, which translates to MRINFTARHYKSSPRLKEYAQNEVSRLEKFYDGIVSCDIILDYQKEIQIAELNVTVYGQVLTVIEKSDDIYKSIDMAVQKMERKLKRYKEKKFQQYANSKPTV; encoded by the coding sequence ATGAGAATCAATTTCACCGCCCGTCATTATAAGTCTTCCCCAAGACTTAAAGAATATGCTCAAAATGAAGTATCCCGATTGGAAAAATTCTACGATGGGATCGTTAGTTGTGACATCATATTGGATTATCAGAAGGAGATTCAAATTGCGGAACTAAATGTAACCGTTTACGGGCAGGTCTTAACAGTGATTGAGAAATCGGATGATATTTATAAATCGATCGATATGGCCGTGCAAAAGATGGAGCGAAAGCTAAAACGTTATAAAGAGAAAAAATTTCAGCAATACGCAAATAGCAAGCCCACAGTTTAA
- the hprK gene encoding HPr(Ser) kinase/phosphatase, with the protein MGRSLAVLQCEGNQYSTKSACQRSTHNIGYDPQKYGQVAMAMNELTVEKLYEDNRNRLKLTVLNDCFSFHKKIKEKEVHRPGLALSGFVDVFTFRRVQVIGNTELAFLETLTPTKLESSLRKVFEFDIPCIIITENNQPPDQFVAIANEKKITILRSSYSTTHVIQMLSNYLEREFAPTKTIHGSLVDVYGVGVLITGRSGIGKSEVALDLVERGHRLVADDVVYLKRHPEGILIGYCSEALLHHMEIRGIGIIDVCSIFGVHAVRFQKRVEVEIHLEDWEEGKDYDRTGLEEYYSTYLDVQIPVVNLPIFPGKNITVLAEVIAQNHLLKIYGQHTAREFNEKLKERIKASTTLKDYLFYDTE; encoded by the coding sequence ATGGGTCGATCGCTGGCAGTGCTGCAGTGCGAAGGAAATCAATATTCGACTAAATCGGCCTGCCAGCGATCGACGCACAATATCGGCTATGATCCGCAAAAATATGGTCAAGTCGCTATGGCTATGAACGAATTAACCGTTGAAAAACTTTATGAAGACAATCGGAACCGACTTAAGTTGACAGTCTTGAATGACTGCTTCAGTTTTCATAAAAAGATCAAAGAGAAAGAAGTCCATCGCCCTGGTCTGGCGCTCAGTGGTTTTGTTGACGTTTTTACCTTCAGGCGAGTTCAGGTCATTGGCAATACGGAGCTGGCGTTTTTGGAGACACTGACTCCAACCAAGCTCGAATCCAGTCTCAGAAAAGTTTTCGAGTTCGATATCCCATGCATCATTATCACTGAAAATAATCAGCCTCCAGATCAATTTGTTGCGATTGCCAACGAGAAGAAGATCACGATTCTTCGGAGCAGTTATTCCACCACTCATGTCATTCAGATGCTTAGCAACTATCTGGAAAGGGAATTTGCTCCGACCAAGACGATCCATGGATCGTTGGTCGATGTTTATGGCGTGGGTGTGCTGATCACTGGTAGGAGCGGAATTGGCAAAAGCGAGGTGGCCTTGGACCTGGTCGAACGCGGCCATCGGCTGGTGGCTGATGATGTGGTATATTTGAAGCGGCATCCTGAAGGCATCCTGATCGGCTATTGCAGCGAAGCCCTCTTGCACCACATGGAGATTCGGGGGATCGGTATCATTGATGTTTGCAGCATATTCGGCGTCCATGCCGTTCGATTTCAGAAACGGGTTGAAGTGGAGATCCATTTAGAGGATTGGGAGGAAGGTAAAGATTATGATCGCACTGGATTAGAAGAGTACTATTCGACTTATTTGGACGTACAAATCCCTGTGGTAAATTTGCCGATTTTCCCTGGCAAGAACATAACAGTTCTGGCGGAGGTGATCGCCCAGAATCATTTGCTCAAAATTTATGGGCAGCATACGGCGAGAGAATTTAACGAGAAATTGAAAGAGCGCATCAAAGCAAGCACCACTTTGAAAGATTATCTTTTTTATGACACAGAATAA
- a CDS encoding PTS sugar transporter subunit IIB, translating to MPLVLVRIDDRLIHGQVVVGWGLQLKPDRIVLCNDAIAESPWEREIYMGTEASAPYPLKVSVLSIQETVQLIQDDEIQRERIILLVETPQDVLELAKAGLEIKKINVGGMHYRPGKRRIAPYIFVDDEDIACFKAISAMKIELEGKEVPGSKSINIIQAIGAIEQGSGT from the coding sequence ATGCCTTTGGTGTTAGTTCGAATTGACGATCGCCTCATTCATGGCCAGGTGGTGGTTGGATGGGGTTTGCAGCTTAAGCCTGATCGGATTGTGCTCTGTAATGACGCCATTGCCGAATCGCCATGGGAACGAGAAATCTACATGGGAACAGAGGCCAGTGCTCCATATCCCTTGAAGGTTTCTGTCCTTAGCATTCAAGAGACGGTTCAATTAATTCAAGACGACGAGATCCAGCGTGAGCGCATCATTTTATTGGTCGAAACGCCGCAGGATGTTTTGGAGCTGGCAAAGGCTGGTCTGGAAATTAAAAAAATAAACGTTGGGGGAATGCACTATCGGCCTGGCAAACGTCGCATTGCTCCTTATATCTTCGTCGACGATGAGGATATTGCCTGCTTCAAAGCCATCAGCGCGATGAAGATCGAGCTGGAAGGCAAAGAAGTACCAGGGAGCAAAAGCATCAATATCATTCAAGCAATTGGTGCGATAGAACAAGGATCTGGAACTTAA
- a CDS encoding galactokinase, with protein sequence MISTLQNLRSVFKEIYCTRDDLVIQSKIKRFDSLIEKFNQMFHQTDLHLFSTPGRTEIGGNHTDHNHGRVLAASVNLDSIAVAAINQTNTVTVHSEGYPQPFVVNLDQLDKVAREVGTTSALIRGIAARFKQSGFHIGGFNAVVTSDVLPGSGLSSSASIEVLIGTIFNSLFNNNSIPAQTIALIGQYAENEYFGKPCGLMDQTTCAVGGIITIDFLNPKEPTVRKVHFDFASQNYSLLVVDTGGNHADLTDEYAAVPQEMKAVARELGAEVCRQIRYHDLIAKINEIRSRVGDRAILRAIHFIGDNTRVLEQVSALEKGDFKRFLMLVNESGNSSFKWLQNIYTTKNIREQGVALALAVTEKFISDLGEGACRVHGGGFAGTIQVFLPISAVTDYIQLIESIYGTGKALVLSIRPHGSLYLNQFLS encoded by the coding sequence ATGATTTCGACACTTCAAAACTTGAGATCAGTTTTTAAAGAGATTTATTGTACCCGGGATGACTTGGTGATCCAGTCGAAGATCAAGCGATTCGACAGCTTGATTGAAAAATTCAATCAGATGTTCCATCAAACCGATCTTCATCTGTTCAGCACTCCGGGTCGAACGGAGATCGGAGGAAACCACACCGATCACAACCATGGCCGAGTGTTAGCTGCAAGCGTAAATCTGGATTCCATCGCTGTTGCGGCGATCAATCAGACCAATACAGTGACAGTTCATTCCGAAGGCTATCCACAACCATTCGTGGTGAACTTGGATCAACTGGATAAAGTAGCTCGGGAGGTTGGTACTACTTCGGCGCTGATTCGCGGTATTGCTGCCAGATTTAAACAGTCTGGCTTTCATATCGGTGGGTTCAACGCCGTGGTAACCAGCGATGTTTTGCCGGGCTCTGGATTGAGCTCCTCCGCTTCCATTGAAGTATTGATCGGGACGATTTTCAACTCTTTGTTCAATAACAATTCGATCCCGGCTCAAACCATTGCCCTCATCGGCCAATATGCTGAGAATGAGTACTTTGGCAAGCCATGCGGCCTGATGGATCAAACCACGTGTGCTGTCGGAGGGATCATCACCATTGATTTTTTGAACCCCAAAGAGCCAACAGTGCGCAAAGTTCATTTCGATTTTGCCTCGCAGAACTACAGCTTACTGGTAGTAGATACCGGTGGGAATCATGCCGATCTGACCGACGAATACGCCGCAGTGCCTCAAGAAATGAAAGCAGTTGCTCGTGAGTTAGGTGCAGAAGTCTGTCGCCAGATTCGCTATCACGATTTGATCGCTAAAATCAATGAAATTCGATCGCGGGTCGGCGACCGGGCAATTCTCAGGGCGATCCATTTTATAGGCGATAATACCAGAGTGTTGGAGCAAGTTTCGGCATTGGAAAAAGGAGATTTCAAGCGATTTTTAATGCTGGTCAATGAATCGGGCAATTCGTCATTCAAATGGCTGCAAAATATCTATACGACGAAAAACATCCGTGAACAAGGCGTGGCATTAGCATTAGCGGTAACCGAAAAATTTATCTCCGATCTTGGCGAAGGCGCCTGCCGCGTTCATGGAGGTGGATTTGCTGGCACCATCCAGGTATTCCTGCCAATTAGTGCCGTGACCGACTATATTCAGTTAATTGAGTCCATTTACGGGACCGGTAAGGCCCTGGTGCTGAGCATTCGCCCCCACGGTTCGCTGTATCTTAACCAATTTTTGAGCTAA